One window of Leptolyngbyaceae cyanobacterium genomic DNA carries:
- a CDS encoding class I SAM-dependent methyltransferase — MTNQMTAAVGTADPGIASRLVNGVLAIKPLAALAKHQARQMMIKRAEKMGVPWRKRVEELRSHNWEPHLTKVKNPTLTYPDYYVCSFHAYDEGNLGWQPALEVEVAAYAVHATIWPGSGAEGDTKLRKSYHDILKEQIPTPPQDIADLGCSVGMSSFALQDTYPHAKITGIDLSPYFLAVADYQAQQQQRSINWVHAAAESTGLPAASFDLVSTFLMFHELPQAATREILREARRLLRPNGHIAIMDMNPQSEKFRQMPPYVLTLLKSTEPYLDEYFSFDMHKELLEAGFHPPTITRNSPRHRTIVAKLR, encoded by the coding sequence TAAACCCCTAGCCGCTTTAGCCAAGCATCAAGCGCGTCAGATGATGATTAAACGCGCCGAGAAGATGGGAGTACCTTGGAGAAAGCGAGTAGAGGAATTGCGATCGCACAACTGGGAACCCCACCTCACAAAAGTAAAAAACCCTACCCTTACTTACCCGGATTACTACGTATGCTCTTTTCATGCTTATGACGAAGGTAATCTCGGTTGGCAACCTGCTTTAGAAGTGGAAGTTGCTGCCTATGCAGTTCACGCGACAATTTGGCCTGGTTCTGGTGCCGAAGGTGACACCAAACTACGGAAAAGCTATCACGACATTTTAAAAGAGCAAATTCCTACCCCGCCTCAAGATATCGCGGATCTCGGTTGCAGCGTGGGAATGAGCAGTTTTGCCCTTCAAGATACCTATCCCCACGCCAAAATCACGGGAATTGACTTATCTCCTTATTTTCTGGCAGTCGCAGATTACCAAGCACAGCAGCAACAGCGATCGATAAATTGGGTACACGCCGCCGCCGAGTCCACTGGTTTACCCGCCGCTTCTTTCGATTTAGTATCCACGTTTTTGATGTTTCACGAACTGCCACAAGCCGCTACTCGCGAAATTCTCCGAGAAGCACGGCGTTTGCTGCGTCCCAACGGACATATCGCGATTATGGATATGAATCCTCAATCAGAAAAATTTCGCCAAATGCCACCTTACGTTCTGACATTGCTCAAAAGTACCGAACCTTATCTGGATGAATATTTCAGTTTTGATATGCACAAAGAATTGCTAGAAGCTGGTTTTCATCCTCCGACGATTACTCGCAACAGTCCCCGTCACCGCACGATCGTTGCCAAACTTAGATAG